The stretch of DNA tgttcaattttgtagtacagctctcacactctctcatactgctcactgaaagttccaacatggcaaagaactctgtgaggatcttagaagacgaattgttgctgtacatgaagactgttatataagctgcacacagactactttacattgtgtcaaagtgtcattttgtcagtgttgtcccatgaaaagatatacttaaatatctgcagacatgtgaggggtgtaatcacttttgtgatacactgtaactgttgaggaggtgcagatgaatGGTGCAGATACATGTAACGAAGATGACATTAAGACAACCtgactgttgttgtttgttatCTCAGCAGCTACATTAGCTCACCAAATAATCCTGcacatgtgtttgtgtacttcctccaacagtccaaagacatgcagttagtggggttaggttaactggtgatcctaaattgcccataggtgtgaatgtgagtgtcagtggttgtctgtctctgtgtactgtgacctgtacagggtgtaccctgcctctcgccctatgacagctgggataggctccaccctgCAAAGGATAAGTGGATATTCACtacacccccctccccccaatatttttttagcattttttattaattcattcatATTTGGTTTAGAATCAGGTGGATGAAAAAGGAGGATGACAGATCTTCTGTAGCCAAATTAATTTAGCCCACACTCACTGATTATAGGGTTGTTTCCCATTTCAGGCTTTGCCACTGCTCAATCTTCGGTTCCTGGTAGTGGGACTCCCACATCCACAAAGAGGGTGATCGCCTGTGAAAGCCCCGACTATGTACAACACCTGAGCTGTGGTAAGATCAACATAATCTCTATATTAAAGATTTCTGTAATATCCAGGTCTAAATGTCAAGCTAATGTTGAAATAATCTGCATTCTTgctaatgtccagcaggggttGGTTGTAAAAAGACAtctgtagggctgcaacgattcatcgagtaactcgaataattcgattataaaaaattctcgacacaaatttgctgcttcgatgcttcgtttaaactctgcagcgctcaggtaTCTCCGTGTAAATGGAGCGTTTCACCCACAACAGCACCATTACAGTTCTCCGTGGCTGtggtctttttcttcttgtgggtttaatggccAAACAAGCTTAGAGATGCATTATCGCCACCTACTGatctggagtgtttttttttaaaaaacccttagattctaaaaaaaaaaaaacctccggATTCCCTCTGACACTTAaagtggatcatcactgacatgtttttccacacctccaccgctctctgcgtgttcGTGTGTGTTGTGAtcgctgggctgagaatttcagctgttatttttttctctccttcagcTCCCAGTTTAACCGCGGTTTACTAGCGAGTgccgccattagcactagtgatcgtccggtaccggaaggaccccttccccgtcaaaatacttttatactttaatccctgattagtgactaaatatagacctgcagtagaaaacTGTTTAGGATGATGCTTATGAACAAACAGCATTACAACATTGCGCTCTTGCAGCCccaagtttttcaacataaacactgataatatgacagcagtcagctgttctacgtgcagtctgtctgcattagtgcaaagaggcggagctggagacggtgagctcagatggaaagAAGCttccaaaagaagctttttcccCTGTAAGCAcctttaaacctttactgggaaacagctggaggtcctgcatcaaccacctgatcaataagtgaagaaaagagaactttgtagctgctccatccaccctgtatgtttcacacagggaaaaactgcattacggaagttaaaatatgcagacgaactgttaatatgaaaaaagtattttttatgtgattactcgagtaatcgatggaatattcgatagaatacttgatcACTAAAATAATCGATCGCTGCAGCCCTAGACATCTGTACATAAGTCTGAGAAAAAGAGCGTCCtgctcagctgatctctgagctcAGCAAACACTTTAATGTGGAGGAAATCTGATATTAGGATTTATTTTAGCACCACAGAGCTACAGAAATGAGGCATTTGTTGATTatttggaaaaacacaaaaagcttcAAATGTTCATCTTTTGCTGCAGATCTTTGCTTTTGATTCCATTTCTCATGATTCTTTTTTACATTGATCTTTGTCTCCCATGCTGTATGTATCACAGAGACAGGAGTGATCATTGTGCAGTCAGCTCTGTACGGACGGGCCGATGCAGAGACCTGCAGTGAGGGCAGACCTGCAGATCAGCTTGGAAATACAGACTGTTCTCAGAAAGGCACTCTGGACGTCATCAAGAAACGGTAAATAAATTTGAGCAGTTTGGATcaattgtcatgtcctgggccggtggcccagtgttttatgttttcttggtatggtttccgttttctcaggttgttttgttatcttttgtatttgccctcagttatttgtagttccttgtgtctctctgtattctgtgtcaggtttgcgtctccgttcccttgtcatacttcctgttttattttgataatcatccagcccctgtctgttgtattcagttttgcttccctctggtctcgtcttagttatcagtgtcacctgtgttcccacctgtttcctcttccctcatcagcccttctgtgtatttaagtcctgcgttttctctgcttgttgtcgcgtcgttgacgttattgtgcctgcgtgGTCCTGTGTTCCCCGTGtcttcccttcgtctcccttacataaataaatacctttaagttatgcctttctctggagtccctcgtgtttgcccttcctcgcctgtttcctccccggccatgacatcaATAATTAATCAGTCACTTTAatacagctgaaaatgagctcctctttgtctccctgCAGCTGTGATGGCAAGAAGGTGtgtgaaataaacacaaacgTCGTCCATACTTCTGATCCGTGCTACGGCATCTACAAATACCTGGACACCACCTACGCCTGCTTCCCAGCGAGTCTGTTACAGCTGTGATTATAAACTATGTTCATGTttctgatgtgctttgtgtcaCTTTGTCAATCAACAGTGTAGCATGTGAGGGTTCAATAGCAAACCTTCAATGCGGTGAGAGCACAATTCCTCCATCTTTGCATGTTTGTGAATCGATGccataaaaatacagagaaggTTAAACACTGGTTTAATCTTTGAGGTTCTCTCTTCCTCAGATGAAGGACAGGTTTTACTCATCCATGCAGCTGATTACGGGCGCCACGATACGACCACGTGCTCTTTCGGCCGTCCAGCCTCTCAGATCCAAAATATCATCTGCTCAAAGACCACGAGCCAAGTAGCTGACAGGTACAGAGCTGACTCTTTCTTTAGCATTACACAGCATTTTTCAAGCATCTGCCAACTCACTAATGACCTGAATCCACAGCTGTAACGGGAAAAGCAGCTGTGCTGTCAAAGCAAGCAACTCAGTGTTTGGAGACCCCTGTGTGGGCACCTACAAGTACCTGGAGGTGGTGTACAGCTGTAACTGTAAGTAATTTAAAGTCTCTTTAGGACTGTTTCACACTTTGCTGCAGAGCTTTGAGACATTTTTGGTCCGCTTGTCTtcattcttattttctttcctgCTTTTTAATCTTAGCATTTatgacaacaaaaataaaaatctattttttgcAAAGTGGGCATTCTCATATCCccttgtaagtaagtaagtaaaatttattcaTATTGcacttatcacagataaaaatcacaaagtgcttcacaaaaaaagacagaataaaaggattaaaagctttaattaaaagtttgtctgtataaaaatgtcttcagctgctttttaaaagagtcaatGGAGTCTGTACATCATAAAGACAGTGGAAGAGAATTCAATAACCTTGGTGCTACAGCCCCAAAAGCCCGATCCCCAAGTGTGAGGGACCAACGGTAACCTTTGACCTGATGATCTAAGAGCTCGGGACACAGAATACGGTTTCAACAGGTCAGAGATATACTGGGGGGCTTGGCCATGTAAGGCCCTAAaagttaaaactaaaattttgaaatgaaatCTAAAATTTACTGGCaaacaatgaagagaagccaaaactGGAGTCATATGAGATCTTCTGTTGGTGCCAGTTCAaagtcttgctgcagcattctgcacagtttgaagACGATCCACAGCTGATTTGTTCAAACAAGTAAAAAGACCGTTACAATAATCCAGACGAGAagagataaaagcatgaataatcatCTCAAGCTCAGCCTCTGACACCAGTAATCTGAATTTTGAAATATtccttaaatgataaaaacaattctGAACCAGCTGTTTGGAGCGATGCTAAAGGGACATTGAACTGTCAAAAGTGACACCTAAATTTCTGAGGCTTGATTGCATAGAAGCTGATATGTCGCCTAATTTCTGAGATCACGTGGTCAGGAGCTTGTGTTACTGCCTGTATGCTAGAGTTTGACtgttggatgagagggttgcttccctgcacctcTGGGCCAGGGAACGGGTCTTGACTGTTGTTTGTACTTATGCACCGAATGACAGTTTAGAGTACCCACACTTCTTGGAGTCTCAAGGgctcaagggtgctccatctggtgactccatcatccttcaatgctcatgtggccaatgacagtgagacctggaggggcgtggtTGGGAAGAAACGTCCGATCTGAACtttaatggtgttttgttattggacttctgtgcaaaccacagtttgtccataatgaacaccatgttcgaacataaggatgtccatatgtgcatgtggcaccaggacaccctaggtcgcaggttgaTGATCAATTTCGTTATATCATCGGATCTGCaaccatatgttctggacactcgggtgaaaagaggagctgagctgtcaacaacccaccacctggtggtgagttggatcaggtggtgggggaggatgctgtaCAGATCGGCACACCTAAACatgttgtgagggtgtgctCGGAACACCTTGCAGAACCCCCAGTCAAcaacatcttcaactcccacctctggcagagcatcaacagcattccaagggaagCTGAGGACATTGTATCTGAATGGACCGTGTTCCACACCTcaattgttgaggctgctgctcacagctgtggttgcaaggtggttggtgcctgtcgtggtggtaatcccaaaccagatggtggtcaccggagctGAAGGGAGCGACCAAGCtaaagaaagagtcctatcaggcttggttggTCTGTGGAACGGCGGAGGCAGTTGACCGGGACCAAGAAGAATGTGGCTGAAggaaaaacttgggtgtgggaggagttcagaaGGTGTGAGAGGATCCATGGAAAAAAGGCTTTCAGATGGCGTCAAAGTGATTCTGGTCAACAGTCAGATGACCAAGGAGAGGAAAGTCGTTCTCTACTactagtagcttaccaccaccaggtatgattgaggtgtgaatgaatagtgcatgaaattgtaatgcgtctttgagtgtctagaaaagcgctatataagactaatgcattattattattattaactgcAGCgcgagcttggtctgtattgccGGCAGTAAGtgggacttgtttcctgtggatgTTGGActtcgtcagggctgccctttgtcacagaaaaTACTACAGTCTCAAAAAACGTCTCACTAAAGCCTTTAGTTTTCCATGCTGTGGTTCATGTTGGGTTTCAAGCAATTTTTTGGATTATTGTgctaaacaaaaacttttagtATTTCTTATGCTAAAACTACTGTTTGATGAGTTCCTGACTTTACAatcattttgcagctgcttcctGCCCTCCTGGTTGGACTTGGTTTGGAGGTCGCTGTTTCATCTTTAACAGCAGTACAAAGACCTGGACTGATGCTGAGGTACATCAGGaaataacagcagctgtttctgcCTCACTGATAATATAAAGATTTGAtatctttgtttattttaaatgcattctCACACTTTCCATCTTCTGTGGTCACcacctcatcttcctcctcagaGTTCCTGTCAGACACTCGGTGGACATCTGGCCTCATACCACAGCTTAGCTGAGTACACCTTCATCAGAGAGCTCATTTACAGAGCAGCAGGGTCATATAGGGAATCTTGGGTTGGAGGCAATGATTTACAGAAAGTAAGTGTTTGATGGATAAAGAGGATCAGTTGCTCCTGTTTCTGTTGTCTgatatttttcctgtttatattcagcagtttcattcacagagcAACGTTTGACAGACTGATTAATCAGGACTTTGCTCCTGCACATAGATGTTGATGctgagtttatttttcttttcatttttaatgaaccTTCATGTCTCAGAGTGGTGTAAGAGGTCTCACGTCTGCACTCTCAGCATAGATGCATCAAAgtgcatcaaaacaaactgaaccttCAACTTTATTCTTTCAGAAATTTGTGTGGGTGTGGAGTGATAGTTCACAGTTTGACTTCCCAAAATGGGCCAATGGGGAACCTAACAATTTTGGAGGCAATGAAGATTGTATGGAGATAAACCTGAATGGTACAAAGTGAAAGTGGGCCTGTTGATTAAATGAGTTTGGTTTTTATATTGATTGAAGTCATGTAATCTCAGGTCTTTGTAAGAACtgtgttttgttagttttacattagaaaagaagaaaacatttacTGCATAGACCTCTGATTtcatttctttgcttcttcATTTTGATCCTTTTTACAGGACGAGATTCTGTCAACGATGAACAGTGTAAAGATCAGAATCCTTCTGTCTGTGTCAGAGACCCATAACTGCTCCTTCCTGTCCCGACACCTCAGACAATCACGAGTTAACTTTGGCAGGAGGGGCTTTGAGCTCACTCGGTCTGTAGCTTTGGCAGAGCAAAGCTTGTGTGagctgctgtgacatttttacATACGTACGTTTTCTTCTGAACAACTGAGTATTTGGATCAAAGtactcacagacacactctaTAAATACACTTTTTATAGTGATATTCAGctactttcatgttgtttcatTCAAAGGACTACTCAGAGACCTGCTGAGTTATCATTAGAGATGATACTCTCTCGTTACTTGTTGAGGACGGTGAACGGGCATATTCACATGTCCCAAGGTTAAGCAGAAATGAGTTCTAATGTGATGTCAATGGAAATGTTGAAACTGATGCaacacatttcctgtttgttttgcgATGAAGGGTAGAAACCCCAACTGAAGCAATATCCACCCAGTAGAGGACTTGGTTATTGTTAGAGTTTAGCTTCCTTTGAATTAGACATGCAGAGCAGATGTGAGATAGGTGATGATGAGTTATTAAGGGCATATATGCTGCAGTTCAGTAAAGCTATGAGATCTTTGACATGGATGAAAACTGCTGTCATACCCTGAATAAATCGACCTCTGTTGTTATGGATATTGTTTCAGTTATTATTCTTTAACAATCTGACATACTGGCTACAGTagtcctctttttctttttctttaaagtgtCCTGTGAAAGGGAGGGGGTATGGGGTATTGGGACCTGTACAGTGAGAGCTCAGACAgcaataattcattttattgcTCAGTCTACATTCCTACTTTATGTAAAGCAGCCTCATGAATAACTGACAGTTATGGGGAAGAACACTTGTTCACTGAGGTGCAGATGAATACTACAAAGTACAGATATACATTAAGGAATATAAGAAGGGTGAAAACAGTAAGTCATCCAGTTCTGAGGCTCTGCTCTCTCCCACATCAGCTGTACTCATAAACCCAAACTGAGACTAACCTTGTTGCTTAAGATCTCTCAGTTTcgcatctaattttatttaagAATTCAAAAACTAGAAACTTTTTATGGTGCTACATGAATGCACTCACGGTACTCAAATGAACAACCAGACTTTTATGGATCTGACTGAATCATCTCAGCCTGAAAGTGAAGCCAAAGTGGCTTACACCTGCATTAGTGCAGcatttaatttttccttttctcgAACACTGTGTTTGTAGAACAGAGAGTGGAGTGATCAGTGAGCAGTACAGATGTGTAGATGAACCCGCTCTCACAAATGCACTCTGGACGTCATCAGCAAAAGGTTGAATGCTGCTGAGCTGTGGAAATTAgtgcttgattaaaaaaaaatatgaaaaaaccTGCTGAACAACTTTTTTACTTATTAATcgatcattttaataaacctGGACTCGAGCTGCTTTCTGTATTCTTGCAGTTGACAGCAAGAAAGTGtgtgacaaacagcagcagtattAATGATTCCAGCAAATACCTGAACACCACAACCTCTGCTGACTCACCTTTTACCTGCATTCACAGGTGTAATCAGAAAAGCAGCCTCACTGCTGCGGTGACACCTACAAGCACCTGAAGGCGGTTTATAGATAGATGTATACTTTACTGTCCCCACGGGGAAATTTGTCTTGGACATCAAATGCTAAACAATCTGCTTCCACAATTAAATAcactaaaaacaataaaaatcatgTAAACATCACATATTTATCAATAAGAAAACACATAGTGCACATTCCCACATACGTTCCAGTGAGTGAACAGACCAGCAAATCagaccaggacatcagaaacatgACAAACCACTATATGCCTGCTTTATTTAACAATCTGATCAATGTAGGAACAAATGAATTTTTAAGCAGGGATTCTGAACTGTTTGCAGATGGTAGCAGCTCGTGCTGTGAGTCGAGGATGCGAGTGGGGTCAGACAACACCCTCCGAGCAACTCTGAGGACACACTCCTCATAGATAGACTGCAAGGAGGAGTAATCAGTCCTTCCTGCCACCTTCAGTGCAGTTTGTACCATGTGACTAAGTTTAGATTTTACTTTCCAATACGGCCtgagacaataaaaaaataagcttCCGGTTGACCCCAAAGACTCTTAGTCTACGTAAGAATACAACCTCTGCTGCAGGCTGGAGCACAACATATTAACATGAATTTCCCCCTTGAACAGATTATCTAGGTGAACACCCTGAAATCTGTGAGAACAGACCTGTTCTATTTTCTGGTCATGGATAAAAAGTGGAGAATTATCACTTAAAGACTTGGGGTCAATCAGCATCTCTCTTGTTTTCCTAGCATTAATAATAAGGTGGTGGTCCTCGC from Archocentrus centrarchus isolate MPI-CPG fArcCen1 chromosome 7, fArcCen1, whole genome shotgun sequence encodes:
- the LOC115783071 gene encoding L-rhamnose-binding lectin CSL2-like, translated to MKVLLAATCLLMSSGFATAQSSVPGSGTPTSTKRVIACESPDYVQHLSCETGVIIVQSALYGRADAETCSEGRPADQLGNTDCSQKGTLDVIKKRCDGKKVCEINTNVVHTSDPCYGIYKYLDTTYACFPASHSVACEGSIANLQCDEGQVLLIHAADYGRHDTTTCSFGRPASQIQNIICSKTTSQVADSCNGKSSCAVKASNSVFGDPCVGTYKYLEVVYSCQPRDIYCEGSIANLRCDEGQVLLIHAADYGRHDTTTCSFGRPASQIQNISCSKSLSQVADSCNGKSSCAVKASNSMFGDPCVGTYKYLEVVYSCNFPLAGH